TTTAGTCAAATACAAACTGGGAGTGTATGATCATATTTGAGCCTGTACGTCTAATTTAGACCCCATTTAGAAAAGAGAAAATCTGCAATTAATTTTAACTTGTTAACCAAGTTCTTGctactaaaataattaaataaaatgttcaaatggaTCATCAAAAGCCCAAAATCAATATGACGATCATGCCAATGGCGAGTGTTTGTAATCTTCTGACAGCTGAAAGATTCATCCACAAACAACCCCAGCAGACAATGTGAAAGTGAACTAAATGTCCAGGCGAAATCAACGCGAGCCGTGAGGTTTCCAACACATTGATGTACCATACCTTCGTTTCCACCAGATTCCAGCCAATAAACAACTCCCACACGTCACCAGACCCAGGACCACTCCCACTGCTACCATCACTGGCTGACTGGGACctgcaaaagaatgtgtgaggaCAGAGTGAAGTTCACTGAAACAGACTAAAATacaatgtttttcctttttaaagcaCATACCTATTGTTTCTACAAGCAGAGTTTTCTCTGAAGGGGTGGGTGAGGGGCTCGGGTTCAGGGTATCCATGTTATATTCGATGGATGGAGATTCTGTTGGAAAAGAAGCAGGACTCAGGAACTTCATGTCTGTAACACCTGATGGATAGTGTAACCGTGTGAATAGATAATATTTGCCCTGAGCAAACAGGATGTGCTCACCTCCGGGAGGCCGTGACCTCGGTGTGACCTTCGCAGCGGGGCAGCCCAGAAGCTGAACTTGAGCAGATGCTCTTCCATGCCAGTTCAGCGGCTGAAGCCGAACAAATCGAGCAACAACTGCAGGAAACAGGTTGTTCAGCACCCTGAGGTGGCCATCTGTGTATGCCTGAAACACCTGGGAGCAAATAAGCACAAACAGAACGAATGTAGCTACTGTCAAAGAACTCTGCAGGATTTATGGTGACaaatgttttgttacattttgtgtCTCCAGCAGTTCAGTGTTGGAAGTAACATTTAGGTGTTACTAAACTGGATCTGTACGTTTGCCTTAGCAAGTATCTACAGAATAGTCTTCATTCACACATGAAGCTAATATCTTCTGTGACCTGCAGATAGACGGACTGCAGGTCTGAAGCAGGCTTTGAAGTTCATACTGAAACAccaacctttttttctttgctgacAGCATCTCTGTAAGTCTTCCAGCTCTTTCTGTCCTTGCTGGATTGCAGACTGTATGATTCTATGTAGTCCACTGATGATCCTGTTGTCACTAatcctggggaaaaaaaaccaaaacattattTGCAATAATTACTGCCATTAACTTTGTgtactcattttttttttctttcgatAGAAGGTGCACCTGGCCCAGTGATTcagtgtttagctgtgtttgtTTCTTAGAGGAAGCTAGCAACAAAGCCATTGCTACCCTTATCTTGGTCCCTATACTCCAGGGACTCCAGGTATTTTTCTATACAAGAAAAATACTCCAGGCCCGGGTTTCTGTGTCTATCTGTTTCTTTCCTGGACAAAATGTTTTAGAGAGCTATGGCTTTCCTAAAGAAAGTGTTCCTAGTCCAGTGTTTCCattgtttagctgtgtttttttCATAATCAAACCCtaggcagatttagatttaaatcgTCATTATATTTGaacaacatagaaagtactcctagcaAGGAGATTCTATGTTTAACTGGATATTTTATGCTGTAAAAAGTATGTGTACTCCATTTTTCTTTccaatagaaagtacttctggctGAATGCTTTTGAATCCTTTAGCTCTCCCTTTCTTCCCGGGGCAAACTTAATGGCcctttccactggctcgttttagctgGCGCGGCTCTGCACCACTCGGTTTCTCTCTGTACTCGGTACGgtaactgttgtgtttccactgaccccacAATGGCTGAAGCTATGGTgactgaagccccgcctccagccatgagtGTAGAGCACTGTGgtgctattaacgttactgtgttacattgtcacattaatctgcgtgaaatgatcaaataaataaaaaaacaaaagcataaataaaataaatactaataatgtttgtataaatgtatttgcaagaatgtcttatttatgtttttatgtctaaaatgatccactgggataattatctggaccacagcccagccagaacgtAGAAAATacggctcaggggttctgatgtcaGCGGGCTGTGGcaggaggagcagagaggagagacgttgctgtctggatggtgaagctccaaagtttgcctgaaattgttacaattttgggctttatgaggaagtttttgtttcagccatggcaataatgaacacaaggactttaaagagcaaaaccacgtgaagttagttttagccTGGATATTCGTGCTCGGCGGATTCACCGGGGCTTTTCTCCTGTTTgatccgatgcaggcagtctggctactccctcctcctgcagacgctggtttgCTTAAGGACCGTAAATAAATTTCCGGATCAAACATGTTGTTTCgtggtggttttgttttgtgtgttttgggggaaatgtttgtgcctctgaacagctgattttacgtgtgatcagctggtttaagatgttattacatacagcgctctgcctgcgtgtaattcagaaaggtgatttgtcctttttcttttctgtcagccttcaggcatggtttataacCTGCTCtggccactgtggtccttaatattactgtagttgctcttgagttttgttaaattttccctgcactgtctcaacaaaaaccttctaatttctcctcctcccacaGCCAATCAGTAAAAAGCAATGTGGTCACGTCACATGCAGTCCCTTCTAAGCCCCggtcgtacctgctcaggagaagggaccaaaaaagtaggtaccggtatggaaaaaactgtaatggaaacgctTGCAAAGCGAGCTgagtggagtcgagtagggccaaatcgagccagtggaaaaggggcatatttGACaagagctactgctgccaatgACTTTTTTCTATAACACAGAACTCCTGGACCATCTTTGTTTGCTCTGCGGCTCCTTCCTGTCCTTTAACCCCCCCTCCAGTTGGTTGGGAAGGTGGCCCCTTATACTGGGCTGGATTCTGTTGTATGGGTCTTCCTGATAAAGGGGTGCTGTTCCTGTTGCTGCATGTGTACTCAGGATGAggcattgctgcaaagtcaacgaatCCATTCAACTGGCTGGTCTTTCCTAAGGTGGCCTTTCTTAGGCAGAGatagattatttatttttgctgatAAGAAATGACATATCTCACAAAAATAAGAATGTACATGGGCATTATTGTGTTATTAGGATCAAACTGTCTTCCAATTGAAATCAAACAACTGGATTGCACTTTATGTTTTCATCTGGATTGATGAAATCAATAGATTCTATATAATTGGAGATAACATTAATTGGAACATTATGTAACATAAGTAAACACAATAAACATAAgcacaaatatatataaacaaatatatagtTTTACCTGTCAGAGTGCTCCTTTCAGCTAGCGCGATCTCCACCCATGGGTTGGGATCCCCGCTGTCTGCTGTCCAGGGCAGGAAGTCATGGCTTGACTCTGTGTTTCTGGAGGACGAGAACACTGTGTGCTCCTGACTGTTTTTGTCCCAGAAAGACGATGTATTTAGGGCAGAGACAGCCAggatgttgttacattctgttCGGGAGCGAGAGGAAAAGGTGAACGTGGCTGAACCATTGCTTTACTCCCTCTGCTCTACAGAAACGCTTGCTTCCTAATCATGTTTAtactgaagaacattttttatGCCATGCTGAACAGAGGAGATAGCTGGGGTGTCATGAAACGCAAACATCTCAAACACAGCAGCTTATTACAGGAAATAAACTCAAGGAATGTAAATAATTTGCTGCTTGAGAGAAAAGCctgtatgataaaaaaaaaaaatgctcctACCTCTGCTAAATAGCAGCTTCTTCTCAGATAATGACCCCCTGTCaaaacagtatcaaagaaaggTCAAACTGGCTGCTGACAAACATTAGTGGGATCTTTCATTGTGAGCACAATGCAAAAACTAACATTTTAGAGAGGATTCCATTGGCGAAGGTGGATTCATAGAAGGTAAGACTTCTCCCTTGACTCACAGTGACCCGACCTCCCAAAGTATCAGATGTGGCTCCACCATGGACCGCAGACTTGCACAAGACCGACGTCTGTGGCAGAAAGAACAAATATAGTACTTTTAAACTTAAATAAACTTTGAAGTACAGCATGGTTTGGCAAAGGAAAATGTACCCTTACATCTCTGTAACCCTGCTCAGAGTTTCCCCAGATGTCCCCCGGAACATTCTTGCATCCAGCTGGGCAGTACACACTGGGGAGCAGAATCATAGGTGGGAAGGAAGCTCCACAGACAcatacagcgccttgcaaaatGATTCAACAACCCTTGAActcttccacattttgtcatgtcacaactacaaatttgaatgtattttattggcattGTACGTGATTGACCAACCCAAAGCAGCCCATAATTGTAAACAGGAAGGAAAAgggatgttttgttttcaaaggCGTCTAGAAATAATCAAGAGCGTCTAGTTgttcttagtttgtttttttcataataatttatttgaatcATCTTTCAGATGTCACCTAATTAATAACTAGTCCATCTATgtgcaatttattttatatagaaATACAGCAGTTGTGTGAAGGCCTAAGAGTTAGACAACATCTAAGAACAAATGGGGGCACCTTTCAATCCATCAGCCAAAAATGAAAAGCCCACAAAAACAGATGGCTGATGGTAACTCTGGACGAACTTTGGAGACCTActctttggcctacatgcaaaagcTCTGTGGGTGtatgaaaactaacactgcacatgacTCTGACAATACTTTCCCCACAgcgaaacatagtggtggcagcatcatgctgtggagattcTTCTCTTCAATGGGagggttcagatcaaagcaatTAAAGgagatgtttacagatgctacccatccattctgactgaacttaaaatgttgtttgtagcctccaacagattttcttccctGATTGCTCTccattcagctccatccattaGCTCTGACCAGCTGCCCTGTTCTTGAGGAaatgcatccccacagtatgatgcagccaccaccatgttttaccatagCAATGTTACTTGCTGCAACTACTTGGTGTTGGTCTCTCAAATAAAACCAGAACATCATTTAATTTatggttgtgatgtgacaaaatgtcaaaaacctCAATTGGTTGAATACTATACAACCTTTTGGACCATACATAcgttaaatgctgaaagctaaaATGGGATCCTCTCTGTAAACAAGTAATCagatctgaaaaaacaaaacaaaaaaaacaagcagatgCTAAAATGAATAAACACTCATAAAAGGTTTATGGTGTAGGAGTTGAGAGTGTGAGGCACTGTGTCTCTGGCTTACATAACATCACCccaacccacacacacaccgaaaaaaaaccaaacatacaACACAGATTGAGGATGAGGCAGGCTGGCGTGCTACATTAGGAGAAAGGCAGTCATCTCTGTTAATGTGACTGAAGCCTTTGTTGCTGTCCCTTAGTCACAGTTCACGAGTCTCGCCGACAGCTCTTCTGCGATCACAGTTAACAGAAAGAGGTTTGTGTCCGCGCACAAGGCCTCAGCTCCAGATGCTGCTGGATTTTATAAACAACAAAGTGAAAAACAGGAAACTATGATACATACTGCCCACTACAGAGAACCTCACGGAGAGAAAAGAGGACAATCTCTCATTATATCAGAGCAATCAGATGCACAATACACAGAAAGATCCATAACGGTCTGATGTTTAGTTCATTAAATAGCAACACAAGAGACTGTGTTTTTGCATCCATTCATATGTTAAAATTGAAAGCACCACTGCTGGATGATTTACAGCAGGACTCAGCAGCCGTTGGGTTAGGCTCAGAGGTCTTatggggtggtggtggtggtagtggGGGATCCACATACACATCAACAccatggacacacacacacacacacacacacacacacacacgtaaatATTAACAGAGCGATGAGCACAAaaaaataacctgaaaaagCTTGTAAATAAGAACACAGacagctacagtgccttgcataagtattcagcccccttgaaattttcaaccttttgccacatttcaggcttcaaacataaagatataaaattctaattttttgtgaagaatcaacaacaagtgggacacaatcatgaagtggaatgaaatttattggatgtgtcaaacttttttaacaaataaaaaactgaaaagtggggcgtgcaatatttttcggcccccttgcgttaatactttgtagctccaccctttgctgcaattacagctgcaagtcgcttgggatatgattatcagttttgcacattgagagactgaaattctttcccattcttccttgcaaaacaccTCGAGCTCAgtaaggttggatggagagcgttagtgaacagcagtcttcagctctttccatagattctcgattggattcagatctggactttgacttggccattccaacacctggatacgtttatttgtgaaccattccattgtagatttggcttcatgttttggatcattgtcttgttggaagataaatctccgtcctagtctcaggtctctttcagactctaacaggttttcttccagaatggtcctgtatttggccccatccatcttcccatcaattttgaccatcttctctgtccctgctgacaaaaagcaggcccaaaccatgatgctgccaccaccatgtttgacagtggggatggtgtgttcagggtgatgagctgtgttgcttttacaccaaacatatcgttttgcattgtggccaaacagtttgattttggtttcatctgaccagagcaccttcttccacatgtttggtgtgtctcccaggtggcttgtggcaaactttaaacgagacattttatggatatctttgagaaataactttcttcttgccactcttccataaagaccagatttgtgcagtgtacgactgattgttgtcctatggacagactctcccacctcagctgtagatctctgcagttcatccagagcgatcatgggcctcttggctgcatctctgatcagtcttctccttgttcgagatgaaagtttagagggacggccgggtcttggtagatttgcagtggtctgacaCTCCTTCCacttcaatatgattgcttgcacagtgctccttgggatgattaaagcttgggaaatctttttgtatccaaatccggctttaaacttctccacaacagtatctcggacctgcctggtgtgttccttggtcttcatgatgctctctgcgctttgaacagaaccctgagactatcacagagcaggtgcatttatacggagacttgattacacacaggtggattctatttatcatcatcagtcatttgggacaacattggatcattcagagatcctcactgaacttctggagtgagtttgctgaactgaaagtaaaggggccgaataatattgcacgcaccacttttcagttttttatttgttaaaaatgtttgacacattcaataaatttcattccacttcatgattttgtcccacttgttgttgatttttcacaaaaaattagaattttatatctttatgtttgaagcctgaaatgtggcaagaggttgaaaagttcaagggggccgaatactttcgcaaggcactgtattattCATGCACTAAATGAAGCTAAGAATATAAGCTTTCCATGCCTAGTAGGGGTTAGGCAGATGAGTAATATAAAACAATGTACTCCAAGATACTAATAATCCACCGTATTTATACATGTCACCTGTTGATATTGTGTAGCCAAGTAATTAGAGGAATTTCTGCAGCCCTACCTGGATGCTGGTCTGTTGCATAAGACAGCAGAAAACCTCGTCCAGAGCGGTGTGGGCCAGACATGAAGGTTATCGTCACTTCGTTGGTTTCAAGGGTCACATTCTTCATAGTTGCATTAATCTTCCCACACACTGGGCCTGGAAATAAACAACCAGCTGAAGTACAGAACAGCTGACAACTCTTGAGCAAAGTTAAATCGCTTCATTCGTATCCCTTGAACGTCTTCACATTTCATCACGTTACgagttttattttgacttcACGCATTAGcccaacacaaaatagcacaTTTGTCTGCGGCTTCCCTGACTCCTTGAGTATTTGTAAAATCGCATTTAATTGCAAACACAGCTGCAGGGTGTTTATAGATATGCCCCTATCACCTTTGCACAGACTTCCATCCTTATTGCGAAACAAGGTGGCGGCAGCATCCTGCTATGgggaagcttttcttcagcaggaaacagggagctggtcagagtttatgggaaTCTGAATGGGCagcagctattttgcaaagatgatTGACCAATCTTCCACGCTGTTAAGGTGgtaagagaaataaatgatcTAAAAAGACTCAAAGCTGTAAATGTTGAAAAAGGTGGTACTACAAAAAATTGACCCCAGATGGAAAATATTCACTAACATTCaaactcagatttttatttgcaaaagttTCTGAAACCTTTTCATCCTTTTCCTTCGACTGCACAagtttgcactactttgtgttggtaacATGGatatcttaataaaatacattaatgtttgaggttgtaacgtaacaaaatataaaaacgttAATGGGGTAATAATACCTTTACAAGAACTTCATTTCTGCAGACTAACTAAATATCTTTCAATATTTTTCCTTAAGACTTTTGCTGCCTTTTGTCTAATTTTCAGTCCATCTCCTGACATATGAATCATTCAAGCATAAAAAAATCCCCTCGACCCAAGAGATTTGATCTCAAGGCATTTAGTTACTTTTTAGTCTGTCATCAAGACATCAATTTGTGCGCCAAAAGATGATCCCTTAATAACTATCAGCTGAAAACTGTTGAATCAACCAAAAAGATGAAGAATCTTTCAGGTCCTGTCTCAGAGCTTTGCTGCATGTGTTTCCTGTTGCACGAAATCACATTTTACGTCACTTTTCCAAGCACACGTGACACCCTGTATTATACTGCCACAGTCGGGTAGACAGGACTGGAAAGAGACAAACAGGCAATgtcaaaagaaaatatattaaaggcCTTCAGAGAGCTACTGGaagaataatataaaaaatattattcatgGTTGATAACTGTTGCACATGTCCTTGAACTGAACGATTAATCTTATTGATTTTTCACTAAAGCCCTTTAAACTTATGGTGCATTAATGACCGCGATTATTTAAAGAAGATACAGAGAAGCTACTTTGAACTCACATTTACAATCATAAGCAAACAAATGATCAGTGACTATACATGACGGTGCCCTTGTACTGATTACAAAGTACATTTTTTGGAGCTTTTCAATGAAGATAACTGACGCAGTATCTGTTTGCCTCAGAGGAAAGACGTTGCACACAAATCCCTGATAGTTATAGATGATCTACAGTAGACAGGAAACAGTGAAAACCAACAATAAATCCAACAGCACAATAGTTGTATCTCCTTTAATGTCCCAGCTTTGATTTTTGATGCGCTGTCAGAAATCCATCGCCTCAGGACACAACCTGATACAGCCGGTGGCAAAAAACACATGCATCTGTTGCAAAATAGGGTTCGTTTCCCATCGCTGTTTCAGCTGAATGGCATGCCTCAAGAGTCATGCCTGGGAGATCTTCAATAATGACACAGACCATAAACAAATCTGTCAGCGGGTTTCCTGGTAAAATGCTGACTGTGTCTGAGATCAGCGAGGACCGAGAACACCATCGCAGGTGAACTTACCAACTCTCCGTTCTCCGCTCTTGCCCGTGATCACTATAGACCCGTTTCTGCAGCCCGGGCTGCTCTCAATGTCAAAGTCTCCAAACAGCAGGCGCAGCGTCCGGCCCTCTTCCACATGGAGCCTCCATTTGCACCAGGCGTTACTGGGATAGGTGCCTGGGTAGTTGGGAGAGGCTATGGTGCCCGACTCTGTTCCCAGCAGTGCATGTCCACAACCGTTACCTAACACGAATCAAGAACAAAAATTCAGAGGGCAGGGAAAATAAATAAGTCAATAAATATATCGCAATCATTACCATTTTATGGTTTGGGTGTAAAGTCAACAAATAAATCCATTCCAAACACAAAGACACTAAAGGTGAATTATTAAATTACTTATCTATAAATGTAGTAAAATGTAGTATCTTAAGTATTTCTTAGGATTTTtggtgatagatcaacacaaagtaaatcATAATTGTTAAGTGGAAAAAAACTGCTACAAAACATGTGCTACAGTTGCtaaattgaatttaggtctggactttgattgggccattcaaacacatgaatatgctttgatataaacatgttgctgtagctctggctgtatgttcaggtttTCCTGTCCTGTCCTGCTTTTACGTCAACATCCCCTCAGTCTCAAGCCGTTTGTAGCagctagcaggttttcttctaggattgcccTTTATTAAGCTCCAACCATCTTGCTTTGGCCAGCAGAAGAGAAgaatccccacaacatgatgcttccaccaccatgcttccctgtgggaatggtgtgttcatgtTGGCCAAAAGGTTCAAATTGAAtcacatctgatcagagcaccttgttCTCCTtgttttgctgtgtcccctaaatGCCTTTCGGCAGACTAGAAACAGGACTGATcatggttttatttaaacaatggctttcttcttgcgaCTCTTCCATAAAAGGCAGCTTTGTGGAGCACACAACTAATTGCTATGCTGTCAACAGATTCCCACACCTAAGCTGTGgtttcctgcagctcctccagagttactctctgattaaagctctccatgtccagcctgtcagttttggAGGTTTTACAGGTCCGTTtcttagtaggtttgcagttgtgtaatactctttacatttttgaaagGTGAATTAAATAGCGCTCCTTGAGCTGTTAAAAGGTTGGGAAATTATCTTATAACCTAAtcctactttaaacttctccacaaagtAATCTCTGTCCCGTCTGCTGccttccttgatcttcatgatgatgtttgttctctgatgttgtctaacaaacctctgagacctttacAGACCAACTACACTTATACTGTGCttcaattacacacaggtgaactCTATTTTATTACTTTCCAGAGGCGATTAGTTGCTCTGcatttcatttaggggtatcagaataaaaggGGAAGCACAAAAAAGTACTTTATGTAGTTTTTCTTAtgtggtccatcacataaaatccaaataaaatacagtgctcAGTATAAATGACTACACCCCCCGAGATTAGTCAGAAAACCTTTAGTTTTCTTTCAGAATCAACATTTTCTATGCGGTACCATACTACAAAATACTCCCACAAACATGGGCCATCGATTGCAAACTAGATTTGTTCATTTGCACACAAATGAATAAATCGTTTTCCTAAGAAATTAATTCAAGCCCATGTGGCAAAAATGACTGCAACCCAACTAAAATcttaagaaaaaaagcaaaacttaaCATTACAAAATTCTAATTAACAAGAATTGAACCACAGGTGAgtctaattatttatttaagtccATCAGACAAGTGACTTAAAGAAAACCACTTCCTATGCTTTAAGCAATGGCGGCACATGGAAGAGAAATGTCACAATGCCTGAGAAAGGAAATAATTTCTTTACACAAAAAGGTGAGGGCTCCAAAAATGCTACAGACGTAAAGATGGAAGCGCAACCATCTCGTCCAGGCCGTCCATGGAAGTTAACGCCTCGACAAGAACGTCTTCTGACAAGAAGGGTTAAACAAAATCACCATGCAAGCTCACATCAGTTAGCAAAAGTAGAAAGCCAAACTGGAGTAACCTTTTCCATATGGCGTGCACAGCAGAGGAATGGCATGCATGGCTATCGTCCGCGAAGGAAGCCTCTCCTGAAGCCCATGgaccaaaaaaaaccaaaaaacaatacGCCTAGAATTTGCCAAGGCCCATGCTGACAAAGATGGAGAGTACTGGGACTCTGTACTCTGGAGAAATGAGACAAAGATCACAGTTTCTGGAAGTGATGGCTTCAAAACTGTATGGTGTCACAAAGGTGAGGATTTCAAGGAAAAATGCATGGtgcctacagtcaaacatggtggcggcagTGGCATTTTATGGGGTTGCATTTTATTGATGGCGTCATGAACTCACAGATCTACCACTTGTGCATTTTTCCAACACGACAATGATCCAGAACACACATGCTTTTCTGAAGAAGAACAAGATGAAGGTGATTGTATGACCAAGTATGTCTCCTGATC
This genomic stretch from Girardinichthys multiradiatus isolate DD_20200921_A chromosome 3, DD_fGirMul_XY1, whole genome shotgun sequence harbors:
- the si:dkey-34d22.1 gene encoding discoidin, CUB and LCCL domain-containing protein 1 gives rise to the protein MLGKSKNIEDGVKFLFPSFWITFSACLVGVRCQEGNGCGHALLGTESGTIASPNYPGTYPSNAWCKWRLHVEEGRTLRLLFGDFDIESSPGCRNGSIVITGKSGERRVGPVCGKINATMKNVTLETNEVTITFMSGPHRSGRGFLLSYATDQHPDLITCLQRGSHFSFQHLTVYCPAGCKNVPGDIWGNSEQGYRDTSVLCKSAVHGGATSDTLGGRVTVSQGRSLTFYESTFANGILSKMGSLSEKKLLFSRECNNILAVSALNTSSFWDKNSQEHTVFSSSRNTESSHDFLPWTADSGDPNPWVEIALAERSTLTGLVTTGSSVDYIESYSLQSSKDRKSWKTYRDAVSKEKKVFQAYTDGHLRVLNNLFPAVVARFVRLQPLNWHGRASAQVQLLGCPAAKVTPRSRPPGESPSIEYNMDTLNPSPSPTPSEKTLLVETIGPSQPVMVAVGVVLGLVTCGSCLLAGIWWKRRKQDSQMKNSLPTVGCQTFKTKSLSRPPSELISYPLVRNVHDALPSPPVNDYAAPAITAVGQKVGSTFRPSSDEGYTTPFTCAHYDSPGNLPEYAEPLPPEPEYATPFSELPPEHKPPTLMGLLRSSTHRPPASSDPSQYDCPSHRVLFNGYCTPALRASGPRPASEVYAEPKSSDSLVLKHTYEEPL